In Vigna radiata var. radiata cultivar VC1973A unplaced genomic scaffold, Vradiata_ver6 scaffold_324, whole genome shotgun sequence, a genomic segment contains:
- the LOC106752421 gene encoding vesicle-associated membrane protein 722, translated as MTGQQSLIYSFVARGTVILAEHTDFNGNFTEVAFDCLRRLPASNSKFTYNADGHTFNYFNDNGFTYCVVAVESVGRQLAMAFLERIKDDFSKRYGGGKAATATSKSLNKEFGPKLKEHMQYCVEHPEEVSKLAKVKAQVSEVQQAMRANIDQVLDRQVKIDVLVGQTEDLRDQASDFRGVGNQLRRKMWYQNMKIKLIVLAIIIAIILIIVLSVCDGFNCGG; from the exons ATGACGGGGCAGCAATCCCTGATATACAGCTTCGTGGCTCGGGGCACGGTGATTCTGGCGGAGCACACCGACTTCAATGGAAACTTCACGGAGGTAGCTTTCGACTGCCTTCGCAGGCTCCCTGCTTCCAATTCCAAATTCACCTATAACGCCGACGGTCATACCTTCAACTACTTCAACGATAATGGATTCA CTTACTGTGTTGTGGCAGTGGAATCCGTTGGTCGCCAACTTGCAATGGCATTTCTTGAACGCATAAAGGATGATTTTAGCAAGAGATATGGTGGAGGAAAAGCTGCAACAGCCACTTCTAAAAGCTTAAACAAAGAATTCGG ACCCAAGTTGAAGGAACATATGCAGTATTGTGTGGAACACCCAGAAGAGGTTAGCAAACTAGCGAAAGTGAAAGCTCAGGTTTCTGAAGTCCAACAAGCTATGCGGGCAAACATTGATcag GTTCTTGATCGTCAAGTGAAAATTGATGTTTTGGTGGGCCAAACTGAGGATCTTCGGGATCAG GCCAGTGATTTCAGGGGAGTCGGAAACCAGTTAAGGAGAAAAATGTGGTATCAGAACATGAAGATAAAGCTGATAGTACTCGCCATCATTATTGCCATCATTCTCATAATTGTTCTTTCAGTGTGTGATGGGTTCAATTGTGGTGGATGA
- the LOC106752422 gene encoding vesicle-associated membrane protein 722 produces MGQQSLIYSFVARGTVILAEYTEFTGNFTGVAEQCLQKLPSSNNKFTYNCDGHTFNYLVDNGFTYCVVAVESAGRQIPIAFLERIKEDFTKKYAGGKAATAAAQSLNREFGPKLKEQMQYCVDHPEEVSKLAKVKAQVSEVKGVMMENIEKVLDRGEKIELLVDKTENLRSQAQDFRQQGTKIRRKMWFQNMKIKLIVLGILIALILIIVLSVCGGFHCGK; encoded by the exons ATGGGGCAGCAATCGTTGATCTACAGCTTCGTCGCTCGCGGCACCGTGATCCTCGCCGAGTACACCGAGTTCACTGGAAACTTCACGGGCGTGGCGGAGCAGTGCCTCCAGAAACTCCCTTCCTCCAACAACAAGTTCACTTACAACTGCGATGGCCACACCTTCAACTACCTCGTCGATAACGGATTCA CTTATTGTGTGGTTGCTGTTGAATCTGCTGGACGGCAGATTCCAATTGCTTTCCTTGAACGAATCAAGGAGGATTTTACCAAAAAGTATGCTGGAGGAAAAGCAGCAACAGCCGCCGCTCAGAGCCTCAACAGAGAGTTTGG ACCTAAGTTGAAGGAACAGATGCAGTATTGTGTTGATCATCCAGAGGAAGTCAGCAAGCTTGCTAAAGTGAAAGCTCAGGTGTCAGAAGTCAAAGGAGTTATGATGGAAAATATTGAGAAG GTTCTTGACCGTGGGGAGAAAATCGAGCTTTTGGTGGATAAAACAGAGAACCTTCGTTCTCAG GCTCAGGATTTCAGGCAGCAGGGAACCAAGATTAGGAGAAAGATGTGGTTCCAAAACATGAAGATAAAGCTAATCGTTCTGGGTATCTTAATTGCCTTGATTCTCATTATTGTTCTTTCCGTTTGTGGTGGCTTCCACTGTGGTAAATGA